In Anaerobranca californiensis DSM 14826, the genomic window TTTACTGCCGCCGTAGTGTTAACATAGCCAACAACGGTAGCATCGGGATGTTTTTTCTTTAACTCCCTTAAAGAATCAACATCTGCCATGTCCGCCATAGGACAACCTGCTTTAGGTTCTGGTAATATTACAATTTTGTCTGGACTTAAAATGGCAGCACTTTCCGCCATAAAGTGTACTCCACAAAAGACTATAACATCTGCATCTGTCCCTGCCGCTTTTTGACTCAATCCAAAGGAATCCCCTACAAAATCAGCTATATCTTGAATTTCCGGACGTTGATAATAATGGGCTAAAATAATTGCATTTTTTTCTTTCTTTAATCTATTTATTTCAGAATTTAGTATATTAAAATCTTTAATAGCCACTTAAAACACTCCCTTAATTATATTAATATAATAATTGTATACCCTTGTACAAATATTGTCAATTTAAGGTTTTAGGCAGGAATTAACTAAACCTTAGCGAAATAATTATTTATGATAAGTAATTAGCTTAAGTGGAGGAATTGATATGTTAAATGTAATTAAAGTGATATATAAAAACCCCATTGGTAAAACCTTTTTAGGTTTAATTTTTGCCTTTTTGTTTGGTATTTCTGCTTTAAGTTTGTCTATTGCCTTTAATGAACAGTTGGGGATTATAGATACTCCATATAATATTAAGGAAACTTATAAGTTCCATAACTGGACTATAAATTTCGATTACTTGACAATAGAATTCCCTAAAGGCGGTTATGTAATTCCCGGTTACCATAACGACCGAATTGCTTCTTTGCTAATTATAGCTGAAGGTACAGCTACCTTTAAAGCTACCGATACGTTCAAAAAAGTTTCTTCTTACCAATTTCCCATAGTTTTAGAAATATCGGAAATGGTACTACCTATACACCACGAAGATTTTGAACGTTTAAAAGGTGATACCATTTTTATTCAAGAAGAAATAACTTATCCTCTAAATTATTTGGAAGAAAAAATTGAAAGTGTTAAGTCTTTATTGTATAAAGGAAATATCTTAGGGTTAAATAGAATAATTCCCCCTAGCCCCCGTTCTGTGATGATTAAATTTAATTCTCCTTTAGAGGGTGAAATTAACTATTGGGAAGATGAAAAAATTGTCTTTAATTCCAAAGAAATCAATTACTCTTTTAATCATGCCATTGGTGAAAAACTTTACCCATTACCTTATACTCTACAAATCAATCTTTTGTATAACTTCCTTTTGTTACTAGCTTTTTTAGGGTTAATAGCGTTTTTAACAACTGACTTTGATTATGACAAAAAACAAATTAAC contains:
- a CDS encoding CPBP family intramembrane glutamic endopeptidase; this encodes MLNVIKVIYKNPIGKTFLGLIFAFLFGISALSLSIAFNEQLGIIDTPYNIKETYKFHNWTINFDYLTIEFPKGGYVIPGYHNDRIASLLIIAEGTATFKATDTFKKVSSYQFPIVLEISEMVLPIHHEDFERLKGDTIFIQEEITYPLNYLEEKIESVKSLLYKGNILGLNRIIPPSPRSVMIKFNSPLEGEINYWEDEKIVFNSKEINYSFNHAIGEKLYPLPYTLQINLLYNFLLLLAFLGLIAFLTTDFDYDKKQINYLDKNSSLIHLLVFTVYSLGVKWLSFYYHLEIAIQGILYLIPVLYLSYWVIIAKVPLTDFGITSKKIIKSIFVPIVIFYLLFISTTFQLIPENSYTTTSLFSILLVILLQQIIFRGFIQFTLETFLGKWPGIIITSSILAAFYLITPLQNNHNTVLTFFSYWSISLIITYSYHRTRNIITPLTLILLLNLFVSHLY